The Halovivax ruber XH-70 genome includes the window GTGCCGTCGTCCGGAACAACACGGCGAACGACAACGATCGCAGCGGGATCTACGTCCAGGACGCCGACGACGCCGTCATCGAGGATAATACGGCCAATTCCAACGGACTTCGAGCGGTTCACCTGGAGGCGATCAACGTTACGTCGATCCAGAACACCACCGTTCGCAACACCGTCGGCGTCTCGAACACTCAGAGCGGCATCCTCGTTCAGGGGGCCGACGGCACCCTTCTCGAGGGGAACACACTGGAGGACAACGCGCTCGGGTACGACGAGGAATCTCACGGCATCTACGTCACCGATTCGAGCGACGTCGTCGTCATCGAGAACGAGGTCACCGAAACGCACACGACGGGGAACTATTTCCACGACGAGTCCGGGGTGGGCGTGTTCGTCGAGAACTCTCCCGACCCACGAATCGAGTCCAACGTCGTCGACGCCAATCGGCGGACCGGAATCCAGATTCACGAATCGGCGCGGGCTCACGTCGAGGCAAACGCCCTGGACGACAACAACATCGACCACGACGAGCCGCTCGACTCCGGTATCACCCTCAGCGGCTCGCCGAACAGCACCGTCGTCGGCAACGTGGTCGAGCGTCACGCGAGCGCGATGCGAATCGGCTCGAACGAGACCCTCGTCGAAGCGAACACCGTCCGGGACAACGACGACGGTATCAACGTCATCTCGACCGAGACGGGCGTCACGGTCAGGGACAACCTCGTCGAGGAGAACGTCGGTTCGGATGCGGGCGATGGTCGCGGCATCAGCGTCTTCGGAGTGAGCGACGTGCTCGTCGAGAACAACACAGTGAGAGCGAACACGCTTGGAATCAGCGCGTCGACGAGCGGTGACCCGATTACGAACGTCACCGTCCGAGAGAACACGGTAAGCAATCACGAGGAGTTCGATACCGGACTGACGCACCAGGCCAACGGCATCGCGCTCGGAAGCGTCGTCGGCGCGACCGTCGCGGATAACGTCGTCACCGACAGCGACCGGGAGGGAATCAGGCTCCGGGACGACGTCGACGAGATCGCCGTGGCGAACAACTCCGTCACCGGACACGACGTCGACCTCGGAATCGAGGGCGTAACGAACGCGACCATCGTCGAGAACACCTTCGCGTCCGGGCTGGTGCTCTACGGTGACGACATCGATGAACCCGAACTCGACCACTTCGATCACCAGATTTCGGACAACACGGTCGGCGGCGACCCATTGTACTACGCCGTCGGCGAAGACGGCGGATCGGTCGAGGGGAGTTACGGCCAGATTGTCCTGATCGACACGACCGACGTGACCGTCGACGATCACGCGTTCTACGGCCCGGCGGTCGGCGTGCAGGTCGCGCTGAGCGACGGCGTGGCGGTGACGAACACGACCGTCTACGGTGGTGCCAACGGCATTATCGGAACGAACGCGACGGGGTTGACCGTGACCGACAGCGCGGTCGTCGGCTCGGGCGACGGTATCTCGCTGCACGGCGACGCGAGCGGAACGACCGTCCTCGGGAGCACCGTCTCGACGACCGACCGCGGAATCTTCGTCGCGGAGACTACCGAGGACGTGACGGTATCTCAGAGCGCCTTCCGTGACAACGAGATCGGTCTCGAATCGGACGTATACGATCAGGCACACAACGCGAGCGCGACTGACAACTGGTGGGGCGACGAGACGGGGCCGAGCGGCGACCGTACCGACCCAGTTACCGGTGTGACGGCCGATGGATCGGGAGACGAAATTGCCACGCCGGTCAACTACGAGAACGTCGCCTTCGACCCGTGGGAGCCGGACGCCCCGGGCACGTTCTTCGGCGTCGAGATTGACGTCTACAACAGTCTCTACGGCGAGGAAGGTGACACGCTCGAAGTGAACGTGACGGTGACCAACCACGGTGACGAAGCGGGCACGCAGACGCTCGCACTCTTCGATCCGGCGTGGACCGCGCTCGACGAGAAAGCGGTTACACTCGACGCCGGAGAGTCGACCGACGTTGCGCTCTACTGGGAGACCCAGATCGGGGATGCAGACACCGAGGAACTCTTCGCCGCGAGCGAGGACTCGATGGATGGCGCCGACTGGGTCTGGCTCGATCCTGCACCCGGCGGATTCGACGTCGCGATCGATTCGACGAACGCACCGGTAACGGAAGGTGACCCACTCGACGTCCAGGTGACCGTCGAGAACACCGGCGGCGAGGAGTCTACCCAGACGATCGAACTCGAACGGTTCGACGGCCCCGTGGTCGATTCGACCGAGGTGACTCTCGGTGCGCTGAGCTCCGAGCAGCTCACGCTCACCTGGGAGACCGAGGCGGGTGATGCGGGCGACGGCGAGGTGACGGTCCTGAGCGAAGACGATTCGGTGAGTGAAGCGGTCAGTATCGATGAGCCCGAGACGACCGGAACGGTCGCCGGCACCGTCGTCGACGGGGAGACTGGCGATCCGATCGAGGGCGTCTGGGTGGCACTCAACACTGGCAGTGAGAATGTGGACTCGACGACGACCGACGCCGATGGCACGTACGAACTCTCGGCCGAATCAGGCACCTACGACGTCATCGCCGCCGTCGAATACTACGACCCTCACACCGAACCGGCCGTCGAGATACCTGTCGGTGAGACCGTATCTCAGGATTTCGAGCTGTTCCCGACCGACAGTTCCGGAACGCTCGCTGGCACCGTCACCGACGCCGCCGATGGCGACCCGATCGAGGCGGCGACCGTCGAACTCCTCGACGGCGACGGCGAGGTGCTCGAAACGGCCACGACCGACGACAGTGGCGCCTACGAACTCAGCCATAGCCCTGGCACGTACGACGTCCGGTTCGGCGCCGCCACGTACGAATTCCTGACGGTCGAGACCGTCGAAATCGAATCCGACGCTGGTACCGAGGAGAGCGTTGCACTCGATCGGGAGACGATCGGCGCGCGCTTCTCGATCGCCATCACGGACGTGACCGACCCCGTCTTCGTCGGCGAACCGCTGGCGATCGAGGCCGCGGTCGAGAACACCGGCGACGAGCAAGGTACCCAATCGATCGAACTGCACGCAGGCGGCGACGTTCTCGAAGCAACGACCGTGACACTTGGCCCCGAGGAATCGACATCTGTCTCGCTCGAGTGGGTGCCCGACTCGGCCGACGTCGGCGTCCACGACGTCTCGGTCTGGAGCGAGGACGACGTCGACCACGCCTCCGCCGAGGTGCTTCCCGAGGGCGCCGGCTACGTGGTCGGGGCCTCGCTCGATGTCTACGATGGCGACGAGTCGGTCCTCGAGCAGGTATCGATCGATGCCGCCGTCGACGGTGACGACGTCTCACTCCGGCTGGTCTCGGACGATTCCGAGCCGACCGACGATCCATCTGACGCGATCGCGGCCGAACGTGATCTCTCGTCAGTCGGCGTCGATCCCGGAAGCACCTGGTTCGAGATCGAGGTCCAGCTCGAGAACGTCGAGCCCGACGCGCTCGGTGGCACGGCCGAACTCGAGGAGTGGTGGACCGAGTCGAACGCCGACGGGACGACCAACGTTACCGTCCGGGCGACGACGCTCGGGACGGAGGTCCTGATCGACTGTGATACCTACGACGAGGCCGACGACTGCGAACCGCCGCTCGAGGCGTGGCCCGATCCCGAGTCGGCCGCGACGCACTCACTCCAGTCGACCGTCGACCTCACGCTGAGCGACCTGTCGGCGCTCGCCGAGGGTGATGCAACGGCTGGGGCGCAGGTGATCACCGACGCACAACGGTTCGGATTCGACGAGGCGGACGGGGAGCGACTCACCGTCGACCTCGGGGCCCCGGCCCGCGGCGTCGACGACCAGCCGAACGAGGGCATCTTCGTCGGGACGGTCCCAGACGGCCTGTTAGACGCCTGGGGCGTCGAGACGACGGACGAAATCGCCGTCGAGTACGGCGACGACCCCGTCGATTCGACCGTCACCGAGACCGCCGACGGCTATCGGGTCGATGTCGACCTCACGCACGGGGACGGCCCGATCACGATTCGTCCGGACGTCGACGAACCGGCGACGTTCGAGGTGTCGGTCCAATCGACGAGCGACCCCGTTCCCGAAGGGGCGACGATCATCGTCGACGCGATCGTCGAGAACGTCGGCGACGAGACGGGCTCCGAGATGGTCCAGCTGACACACCCAGCGCAGGGGCTCCTCTACGAGGTTCCGGTCGTCGATCTCGAACCGGGCGAGACGCGACTCCTCGAGTTCCAGTGGTGGACCGAGGAGGGAGACGTCGGGACGCACGACCTCTCGGTCGTCACCGACAGCCACACGGCCGAGACGACAGTCGAGGTCGAGGAACTCGGACTGGGCGTTTCGGTGTTCCCCGAACCGGCGACCGAGAACACGCCGATCATCTTTCAGACGACGTACGCGGACGATCCCGTCTGGGACTTCGACGACGGCGCGACAGCGTTGGGTTCGAAGGTGTATCACTCCTTCGAGGACGCCGGCACGTACGACGTGACGCTCACGGACGGCGAGACCACCGAGACCGTCGCGGTCGAGATCACCGAGCCCGAGATGACGATCGTCCAGCTGGACCCCGTCTACGGTGGCCAGCCGCTGCAGGGAGTCCCGTGGGAAGAAACCTTCCAGGCGGGCGTCTTTTCCGACGAATCGGTCGAGCAGGTCACCTTCGAACTCGACGGGGAGACGATCGTTCGTGACGGTTCGACGGGAGCCTACGCCGCGACGTTCGACCTGGGCGAACTCGACGACGACGCCGAACTGACGATCACCGCCGAAGATCAGTTCGGGGCAACGACCGAGGCGACCCGCATGGTTCGGGTCACCGACGCGCCAGAGTGGATCCAGTGGATTATCGACGGTGACGGCGACGTCGTCGTCGACCGGGAGGCCGGCACGATCGAGGCGCGGCACACGCCCGTCGACGTCGAGCAGGAGCTCGGCATCGAGGGAGTCCCGGTGCTCCCCGACGTCGACCTCCAGTCGTTCGAACTCTCTGCCGACGCCATCGCGGCGTACACGGCCGACCCGGTCGGCGCGGACGTCGAGGGCGACGGCACCCTCGGCGCCACCCTCCTCGGACAGGGGATCGGCGGCGAGATCGATGCCGACGGAACCGTCGACTCGACGCTCTCACTCGAAACGGCGACGATCGCCGCCTCGGCGTCCAGAACGGGGATCGAAGGCCCGACCGTCTTCGGCGGTGCCGTCGAGGGCCAGGAGGACAACCAACTGGAGGACGTCATCGTCCCCTGGACGATCGATCCGAGCGTCGAGTTCGAGGGCCACTTCGGTGAGGACTTCTCGTTCGAAGAGGGAACCGTCCAGTCCGGCACCGACATCACCATTCTGCACGCGGCCGAACTCTTCGGCTGTGGGGTCTTCGCCGAGGGCGGCGGCGGGATGACGGCCTCGTTCGACGTCGGTCCGGAGACGGACCTGAATCCCGGCGGCTCGCTCTCGGTCGACGGCGAAATCGTCCTGGATTGTTACTACGAGTTCGAGTTCGAACTCGGCCCCTTCGAAGGAGACGTCGGAAGCGGTGGGCTCGGTCTCCAGGCGACTGGCGCACACCCAGGACCCGTCACGGTTAGCCCGCCGTCGGCAGACGGACCGAACCCGTTGCCTGGCGTTCCCACTGTTGACGACGAGTTGGGCGGGGGTGACGTCGACGCGGCCGCTCTCGCGACCGACGTCGAGACGACCGATGCCGACGGGACCGACTTCGACCGACTGACCGATCGGCCGTTCGAGGACACGCAGCCAGCGATCGAGACCGTCGGCGACGAACTGATCGTCGTCTACAGCGCGCAGAACGAGTCCAAAGCCGCCACGGACGGCCGAGACCTTCGCGTCCGGACGCACAACCTCACGACCGGCACGTGGTCGGCCGCCGCGGACGTGACCGACGACGACGCGACCGACGAAACGCCCGCACTCGCGGCGAGCCAAGACGGGACCGCCGTCGTCTGGTCGACGCTCGAAGACGCCCCGCCGATCGAGGCGGTGGAGACGCCCGCCGATCTCTTCGGTCACTACGAGATTGCCGTCGCTATCGACGACGGTGCTGGCTGGAGTGAACCCGATCAGCTCACCGTGAGCGAGCGGCGACAGCACAGTCCGTCCATCGTGGCGATCGACGGTGGCTGGCTGGTCGCCTGGACATCGACCGCGGCGGACGGCTCCGATTCGAACGTCCGTTACACGGTTCTGGACGATGAGGGCGAACGCGAGACGATCGAAACGATCGAGAACGCGTCTCATCCCGCCGTCGGCACAGATGGAGGCGGCGCCACACTCGCCTACGCGGCCGTCGACGACGCTGGTAACGAGACGGTCGTTACCGCACACGTCGACGGCGAGGGACTCGTCGAATCTCACCGCCACGCGACGAATAACGTGGTCGCGGTGACGACCGCCGACGGCCGTACTGTCTGGGCAAACGCCAGTAGGAGTAACGTGCGCGTCTTCGACGCCGACGGCGAGGGTAGCCCCACCGAACTGGCGTTCGAAGATGAACTCGTAAACGTCGACGAACTCGAACTCGACGCACACGAGGACGACGCCGTACTCACCTACCGCGCTCGCTTCGACGGGGGATCGACGGTCGATCTCGGCTACCGCCTCGACCGCGGCGACGGGTGGATCGCCGACCACGCGTACGCGGAACTAGCCGACGAGAACCTGACCGCCTGGCACGCGGACGTGGCTGTCGGTGAGAGCACCGACGCGTTCTACTCGACGTTCGCCGTGCAGGAACTCGACCGGTCGGCCGTCAACGACGTGTTCGTCACCGAACGCGCGTTCGCCCCGGCGTACGCGATCGAGGCGACCGCGTCAGCGGCGTCCGCCGGCGACGAGTCGACGATCGCCTACGACCTCCGGAACGTAGGCGACCGGCCGTCCACCGGTGACGTGACCGTCGTCATCGAGAACGAGACCGACGTCGTGGAGGTGCCGATCGACACGCCCCTCGAACCGGGAGTCACGGAGTCCGGGGAGATCGACGCGATCGTCGACGCGAGCGGGACGTTCGACGTTTCGGTCGCCATCGACGACGGTGACGCCACGAACGGTGTGGCTGATACAGCCGACACCCTCGGCGACGCATCGACATCGGAAACAGCGGACGAGACGACCGTCGTCGCCGCGACGCCGCGCCTGTCGGTCGACTCGGTCGACTCGTCGATGATCGACGGCGGTGACGGAAACGTGATCCTGGTCGAAGCCGTGATCGACAACGCCGGCGGCGCCACGGCGGTCGACGTCCCGATCGCGTTCGACGACGGAACGGAGGCGCTCGAGACCGTCGACCTCGGCGCGATCGAACACGGTGAGAACGCGACCGCGACGATCACCGTAGACCCTGATGCGATCGACACCTCGGTCGCCGACAGTGTCTCGATCGGAACGGGCCAGTCGATCGACGAGTCCGCCGTGGCCAACGGCGCCCGTCCGACCTGGTTCGTCCAACCGGATCTGGACGTTGCCGGAGTCGAGTACCTTGACGTCGGGGGAGACCAGGTTGCGGAGGTGCTGATCGCCAACCGCGGGTTCGCGTCGGCGAATACGACCGTCACCGTCACGGACGAAGCCGGTGACGTTGTCGGTAACGCGACTCGATTCGTCGCGGAAGCGACGCTCGAGGAACCCGCCTTCGAGACCGTCGACGTCCCGCTCGAGGGAGTGGCCGAGGGAGCGGCGATTACCGTGGTCGCAGATACGACGATACCGGACGCCGATCCGTCGACGACGGGACTGACCGACGAGGTCGGTCCGTTCGCCGACGTCTCCCGTCCGTCGTTCGCGGTCGACATACACGCCGACGAGACTGTCGGTCCGAACGACGAACTGGCCGTCACGCTCGACGTTGCGAACCCAGGATATCGGTCCGATACACAGCCGATCACGTTGTTGGTCGACGGCGCGGAACTGGAGACTCGAACGGTCGCGCTCGATCGTGGCGAAAAACGGACGGAAACGTTCGCCGTCGAACCGGTCGCGGGGGCCGAGACGATCGACCTCCTCGTCGAGAGCCTGACGCCACAGGACGCTAAAACGGTGACCGTCGACGGCGACGATCCGTCCCCGCCGCCCGCGCTTCCACCCGTCCCCTCGCCGGATCCCGCCTCGTTCACCGCCGTCGACCTCGACGTCCCATCGTCCGTCGACGCCGGCGATTCGGTCACCGTCTCGACGACCGTCGAGAACGTCGGCGAGGAGACTGGTACCGCGACACTTGCGCTCTCCGTCGACGGCGAGGTCGTGTCCGAGGAACCGATCACCCTCGACGGCGGTGGATCGATCACGAGTACGTTCGAGCTGTCGACCGCCTCCCTGGACCCGGGATCGATCGAAATTGCGGTGGCGATCGACGGCTCGTCGAGTTCGACAACACTGGAGATCGTCGACGAAGCCGATTCGGCCGGTGGCCCGTCCGACGATCCCGCCGAAACGCCGGCACCGAGCGAGGACGAGTCGGACGACCCTGCAGCTGATGCGCCCGGAGACGATGCGGACGATTCCATCCCCGGCTTCGGCGTCGAAGTCGGCTTGATCGCGCTCCTCCTCGTCACCGCCGCCCGCATGAAACGACGGTCGGGGACGACGTGGCTGTCTGACGGCGCGCGTCGCCTCCGTTCGGGATGCCGATTCGACCGAAATCGCTCCGACGCGAACGGCGACGATTCCCCGCCGGCGGCGTCGCGAGTCAACCGTCGCGAACCATCGGCGGCCGATCGTCCGACGAACCGTCGCCGATGGCTTCGCCTGTGTGCCGGCGTTGGCGTCGTTGGCACGGCCGGCTGTCTCGGGGACGACGATTCGGGTGGTGACGGAAACGACGGGTCCACCGGGCCCGACGGTGGCCCCGGCGGGGTGAGTGACGATGACGCATCAGGGGGCGAATCCATCGAGCTCGGGCCCGAAGACGGCTGGTCGGAGCCCCACGGCGATGTCGAAGTCCCCGACCAGCCTGGGACGGCGATTCTCCAGGTCGGTGGCGAACGCGTCGAACTGACCGGCATCGGGTACGCCGGCGAGGAGCCCGGCGTGACCGGCACCACGGGCGCCGAACAGTTCGAGGCGGACGGCACGTTCATGGGTGGTGCGTTCCAGGGCTCGGAGATACAGGTCGCCGTCACGCGGATGATCGGGTACGAAGACACGTCCGGTACCTGGGCGGCGTCCGACTCGATTTCGTTCGCCCGCGGCGGCGTTCGGCTCGGCAACGTCATCTACCGCCTGTACGAGGATGGAAGACTCGCCGACTCGGAACTCGCAGGCGACATTCCCGGGCGGCGATTCGTCGACGAATCGTTCGTCCGAATCAGCCCTGACGGCGTACTCACCGCCGTCGAGACGATCGAGAGCCACGAGGACGAGTCGCTCGACGGCCAGTTTGCGTTCGGTGCGCGACTTCAAGACGGCTGGAATCAACGGTAATCGACGAACCTCGATAAGTGCCCGAGACGCCGCTCACTCCGCCTTTTCTCCCCGATCTGCCGCTCGTCCCGCCAGCAGGTAAGCGGCGCCCCCGATACTCGCAATCGCGCCGAGGATTCCGGGACCCGGGAGCCCGTCGTCATCGTCCGCTCCGTCGGCCCTGCCATCGCTCCCGGAAGAGGGGGTATCGGTGCCGCTCGTATCGCCGGTACCCGCTTCCCCGTCCCCGTTCGCTTCGGGTCTGGTCCCCACCGCGGCCGCTTCGGCCCACGCGTCGTGATGACCCGACGTCCCGAGCATCACTCGGGAGTCCTCGCTCGAGCCCGACACGCCGGCGTCGATCGCGTGGACCCGGCCGTCCTGTCCATCGGTGCTGGCGACGTAAACGATCCCGTCGACGACGGTCGGTGCCGTCATGTCGGGGTGGAGCCCGTGATCGAGATCGTCGTCCCGGACCTGCCACGCTTCCTCGCCGCTCGCCGCATCCAGAGCGAACACTCGGGCGCCCCTGCTACTCACGAAGACGCGGCCGCTGGCGACCGTCGCGGCGCCGATCCGGCCGCCGGTGTCGTATCGCCACTCCCGGTCGCCGCTCGTCGCGTCGATCGCGTAGAGGTGGTCGTCGTGGCTCCCAACGTAGACGACGCCATCAGCGACCGTCGGCGTCGATGTACCGTCGCCGTCCGTATCGAACCGCCACTCCTCCTCGCCGCTCGCCGCGTCGACGGCGTGCAGCGAGCCGTCGATGGCCCCGACGTAGACGATTCCGTCGGCGACTGTCGGGGCGGCCTCGACCGGCGCGCCGACGTCGTACGTCCACTCCTCGTCGCCGTCGGTATCGACCGAAACCAGCACGCCATCGCGGCCGGCGGCGTAGACCCGGCCATCGACGACGACCGGACTTTCACCGAGCTCGTGCTCGTCGTACGTCCAGCGACTCTCGCCGGTCCAGAGATTCGTCGCGTGGAGGTACGGCGGCCCGTCGTGGTTGGTCGTGTACGCCGTTCCGTCCGCGACCGTCGGGGCGCTCACGCGGGTGGTGACCGAGCCGCCGACGTCGGCCTCCCAGATCCGCTGACTCCGCGCGTCAACCGCTTGCAGATCGTAGGCCATGAGTTCCTGGTTGTTCGGCGCGACGGTGACGATATCGTCGACGACGTTCGGCGCTCGGTTCGTCGTCGCATTCGTGTAAATCGTCTCCACTTCGTCGCCGGTCGTGGCGTCGATGACACGCACGTGCGTGCAGGTCGTTCCCGCGTAGACGCGCCCGTCGACGACCGTCAGTGGCGCCTCGAACGTCGCCGGAGGCGGGCTACAGTCGACCGCTTCGTCGCCGTACGTCCAGACGACGGTGCCACCGTTTGCGCCCTCGGCGCTCGCGGCGCCGACGCCGCCCAGCCCCGCGACGGCGACGCCAGTGATCGCCCCCGTTCGAAGCAGCGTCCGTCGGGCGATAGGTTTCGCCTCGCTCTCGGGTGTCCGCGGGCGATCCGACCGGCTCGTAGCGGGATCGTCGTTCGTGGCGGCGGTGTCGTCCGTCGATCGGCTTCGAAATAGTGGTGTATCAGCCATTGTTGTCTCTCGTGGAAAGATACTGTCAGGTCCGTCGGCTCCGTCGACTCGCCCGACCGAACCTGTTCTCTGTCCACGTCTACACGCCCGTTCAAACGAGACCGCCCTCATGTTACGGGTCGCCATACTGTTTCACCGCGTGAGACGACGGTTAGTCGCGAGTCGCCGACGTCTCGCGCCACCCGGGATGGCGTTCGACGACTTCTTCAGGGGCGCAGGCCAGCAGTGCTCTGGCCCGCTCGTCCCATTCGTCGATGGCGTCATCCTCGTCGGCCGTTTCGACGAGCGCCGCCAGCGTTTCCATGGCGAAGTGGTAGGCCTCGACCGATTCGAAGTACTCGAGCGCGTTCAGGTAGCACTCGCGAGCCGCGTCCCCCTCGCCTTCCTCGGCCGCGAGCTGCCCCAGGAACCGGTCTGCCTGCGCGACCCAGAAGGCCGCCTGTACGTCGGTTGCCCCCTCGCGAACCTCGCGTGCGATCGATCTAGCCCGCTCGTTGTCGTCGCGGTCGCGGGCGAGTTTGGCCATTCCCAGGCGTATCTCCAGCCCGATCAGGCTCTCTTCGTCCTCGACGGCCTCGAGCGCGGCGTCGAATCGCTCGCCGGCTCGATCGATCTCGTCGGACAGGCGTGCGATCTCGCCCAGGCAGTGGTGGCTGCCGGCGATCTGGTGGGACAGACCGACCTCGGTCGCGATTTCTAGGGCCCGCTCGCCGTACTCGCGCGCCCGGTCGACGTCTCCCTGTCTACCAGCGATCAGACCGAGGTTGGTCAGCGACTGGACCATGTCGCTCCGGTCGGCGAGTTCCTCTTTGATCTCGACGGACTGATTGTAGTACTCGGTCGCTGTCGCGACGTTGCCCTGGCGGGCGTTGATCTGGCCGATGTTGTGCAGACACTTCGCCGTCCGGTGTCGGTCGCCGATCTCTCTGGCGAGTTCGAGCGCCTGCTCCTGGTAGGCGAGCGCGTCGGGGAAGTCGCCTCGCTGTCCCGCGATCGTCCCGAGGGTGGTCGTCGTCGTTATCACCAGCGACGTATCGCCGATCTCTCGCTTGATTTCGAGGCTCTCCTCTAAGAGCTCGATCGCCGCGTCGAAGTTATCCAGGTGCTGTTGGAGTCCGCCGAGGTTGTGAAGGGCCTTCGCGACGCCAGGACGGTCGCCAACGCGCCGACTCCCTTCTAAGCTTCGCTCGTAGAACTCGATCGCTCGATCGTACCGTTCGCGCCGGAACGCCACCACGCCGAGGTTGTTGAGACAGTTCGCGACGGCGTGTCGGTCGCCGATCGACCGCATGATCTCCAGGTGCTGTTCGAACAGTTCGGCCGCCCGGTCGTTGGCTCCCCGGTGCCAGGCGACGTTGCCCATCGAGTTCAGCACCTCCGCTTCGCCGCGTCGATCGCCCAGTTCCCGACGAATCTCGAGACTCGATTCGAAGTACTCGAGGGCCCGGTCGTAGTCGCCGCGGTCGGAGGCGATGGCGCCGATCAGGTGCAGCGTTCTGGCCTCCTGGCCGGGACGCGACTGCGCTCGGAACGCCTCCAGTGCTGCGTCGTAGTGCGGTTCGGCCTCGTCGTAGTCGCCCCGGTCGGCCAGCGCTCGGCCGAGACAGCGGTGGGCTCGCGCGCACAACGTCGGCCGGTCTTTGCCCTCGAGAAGCGATAGACACGCACGACAGCTGTCGATGGCCTCGTCGTACGCCCCGCGGTTGATGGCGACGCGAGCCAGTCCGAGCAGGCGTTCGCCACGCTGAGCGATGGTGTCGTTCGGTATCCGTTCGAACGCTCGCTCCGCGCGATCGTAGTAGCCGCCAGCGAGGAACAGTTCTCCGAGCCAGATCGGTATATCCCGAACCGTCGCATCCGAACATTCCTTCGGGAGATCGATCCTGTCCCGTTTCCCATCGCCGAATAGCGGCGCCAGTTGCGACCGATGCTCGCCCACGGCGTACACCGCTTCAACCGTCTCGTCGACCCATCGCCGCGGCTCGTCACGAATCTCGGCGAGTCCGAACGGTCCGTCGACGTGTCCGGCGATCCGATCGATCCGCGCCGGATCCGCCGCGAGTGCGAGGACGTCGCTCACGACAGTCCCGAATTGTTCGGCGGCCCGTTCCGCTCCCGCCGCTTCGATGACGTGTGCGAGAAGCGCCGTCGACCACTCCTCGTGGACCGTCCGGTACCGCCCGCCGCGTCCGGGGAAGAGAACCCGTCCCTCCAGGCGGGAAATCGCGTCGTCGACGGCGTCGAACGCCGTTTCGTCCCCGACCGCGTACAGGAGGCCCCGATCGATGCCGATTCCCGCCGCGTTGAGCACGTTGGCGAGGATACAGACGGATCGAGCTGTCTCGTCGTTTGCTACCTCGTCGTAGACCGCGGCGACAGCGTCTTCGAGCGCGGTCGGTTCGTTTGCGAGCGGGTCGGCGTACGTCGAGAGCCGGTGGACGAGTCGGAGCAGTTCGTGCGTCCTGTCGCCACCTTCGGTGGTCTCGTCTCGAATCGACGACC containing:
- a CDS encoding PQQ-binding-like beta-propeller repeat protein — translated: MADTPLFRSRSTDDTAATNDDPATSRSDRPRTPESEAKPIARRTLLRTGAITGVAVAGLGGVGAASAEGANGGTVVWTYGDEAVDCSPPPATFEAPLTVVDGRVYAGTTCTHVRVIDATTGDEVETIYTNATTNRAPNVVDDIVTVAPNNQELMAYDLQAVDARSQRIWEADVGGSVTTRVSAPTVADGTAYTTNHDGPPYLHATNLWTGESRWTYDEHELGESPVVVDGRVYAAGRDGVLVSVDTDGDEEWTYDVGAPVEAAPTVADGIVYVGAIDGSLHAVDAASGEEEWRFDTDGDGTSTPTVADGVVYVGSHDDHLYAIDATSGDREWRYDTGGRIGAATVASGRVFVSSRGARVFALDAASGEEAWQVRDDDLDHGLHPDMTAPTVVDGIVYVASTDGQDGRVHAIDAGVSGSSEDSRVMLGTSGHHDAWAEAAAVGTRPEANGDGEAGTGDTSGTDTPSSGSDGRADGADDDDGLPGPGILGAIASIGGAAYLLAGRAADRGEKAE
- a CDS encoding tetratricopeptide repeat protein; translation: MSTDRSGEAETLLSRLDLLDRLCVSPAHVRDIIDETGQARSTVHRAIKELEALDLARRGDDGIEATLTGRFARDQLTEYLETLDDILTTHAILAPLPAETDIAYDLVTGADGILATEPAPYRPADRLVEAVSEATAYRALVPTIEESRTVRALYELAVTREKPVELVVSAAVFQTLGSEFPRRMAVLAQADAFTVYVGEVPPYGLGLLERDSDRGRPAAGQAHLVVHAETGGIHGALFNRTDRGVSWATTQYERYRETATDRTVDLLPGDRSQPTRRRESPAIGQSLPVALERDGFVRIDGEYFRNEPVAKPPMAWRAGLSLAEVHTGYAIDRPVQTETDGSRDGRSAEERADDRQGIADSVSEALRDGRNTIVLGPPGSGKSTICKQVACDWYERDRGPVYYREAHHDRSFESIEELVATATAADGHALVVVEDAVRGDAEAIFEVLERIGHREDVSVLLDSRESEWRKRIARSTESTGLEVTYVPPLRERDCERLVDHFERTVERAFDVPAEELWSSIRDETTEGGDRTHELLRLVHRLSTYADPLANEPTALEDAVAAVYDEVANDETARSVCILANVLNAAGIGIDRGLLYAVGDETAFDAVDDAISRLEGRVLFPGRGGRYRTVHEEWSTALLAHVIEAAGAERAAEQFGTVVSDVLALAADPARIDRIAGHVDGPFGLAEIRDEPRRWVDETVEAVYAVGEHRSQLAPLFGDGKRDRIDLPKECSDATVRDIPIWLGELFLAGGYYDRAERAFERIPNDTIAQRGERLLGLARVAINRGAYDEAIDSCRACLSLLEGKDRPTLCARAHRCLGRALADRGDYDEAEPHYDAALEAFRAQSRPGQEARTLHLIGAIASDRGDYDRALEYFESSLEIRRELGDRRGEAEVLNSMGNVAWHRGANDRAAELFEQHLEIMRSIGDRHAVANCLNNLGVVAFRRERYDRAIEFYERSLEGSRRVGDRPGVAKALHNLGGLQQHLDNFDAAIELLEESLEIKREIGDTSLVITTTTTLGTIAGQRGDFPDALAYQEQALELAREIGDRHRTAKCLHNIGQINARQGNVATATEYYNQSVEIKEELADRSDMVQSLTNLGLIAGRQGDVDRAREYGERALEIATEVGLSHQIAGSHHCLGEIARLSDEIDRAGERFDAALEAVEDEESLIGLEIRLGMAKLARDRDDNERARSIAREVREGATDVQAAFWVAQADRFLGQLAAEEGEGDAARECYLNALEYFESVEAYHFAMETLAALVETADEDDAIDEWDERARALLACAPEEVVERHPGWRETSATRD